One Keratinibaculum paraultunense genomic window carries:
- a CDS encoding DUF6873 family GME fold protein: MTRNPFIPLKKANTIIIDGRVSDEIMDNLKKLNLNIIPTIECKEVDYPISYHPDIVIHPIDHRTLIIAPNVFEYYEEKLQGLGINLIKGETELGKTYPEDVAYNVGRMEGIAIHNFKYTDEKLKYYLKKQDLKFINVNQGYTKCSMAIIDERAVITADYMISKELKKLGFDTLLINPGYVELPGYDYGFIGGACGNLSINEIFFTGKVNHHPDKEKIIKFIKKYRKRLIWLSDKKLVDVGTIIGLYC, encoded by the coding sequence ATGACTAGAAACCCATTTATACCATTAAAAAAAGCAAATACTATAATAATTGATGGAAGAGTATCTGATGAGATAATGGATAATTTAAAAAAACTAAATTTAAATATAATACCAACTATAGAGTGTAAAGAAGTAGATTATCCCATATCATATCATCCAGATATAGTTATTCACCCTATTGATCATAGAACTTTAATTATAGCACCAAATGTTTTTGAATATTATGAAGAAAAATTACAGGGTCTGGGTATAAATTTAATCAAAGGAGAAACAGAATTAGGTAAAACTTATCCTGAGGATGTAGCATATAATGTAGGTAGAATGGAAGGAATAGCCATACATAATTTTAAATATACTGATGAAAAATTAAAATATTATCTTAAAAAACAAGACTTAAAATTTATTAATGTAAATCAAGGCTATACTAAATGTTCTATGGCTATTATTGATGAAAGAGCAGTTATAACAGCAGATTATATGATAAGTAAAGAATTAAAGAAATTAGGTTTTGATACTCTTTTGATAAATCCAGGATATGTTGAACTTCCAGGATATGATTATGGTTTTATTGGTGGTGCATGTGGAAATTTATCGATAAATGAAATTTTTTTTACTGGCAAGGTTAATCATCATCCTGATAAAGAAAAAATTATTAAATTTATAAAAAAATATAGAAAAAGGTTAATATGGTTAAGTGATAAAAAACTTGTAGATGTTGGAACTATAATTGGTTTATACTGCTAA
- the ytxC gene encoding putative sporulation protein YtxC: MNVTIGINKNIDKAMEIVKNYFFDRKIKIDNNICSSRYFININMENKKAVAHKNFYSDVAKAILDIILNIYAEDIINKNLYLYVDDLKVSEKKEVAKISKNILLDKSNFLDEKKSIYMETKDYLKNNSIILVDGLIRFRLKQLDFLIDLAIEKGIDEFTIEKEYKEFIKILQYFVESQEPKYELIHLIFEDVDYKLLDDSGNIIDKDFFSEIITEMDDTNISKNDILISTLIVLAPEKIILHLDDKCKDEDVIKVILNVFQDRIYICQGCEKCNKEIKIKS; encoded by the coding sequence GTGAATGTGACTATTGGAATAAATAAAAATATAGATAAAGCTATGGAAATAGTAAAAAATTATTTTTTTGATAGAAAGATAAAGATTGATAATAATATATGTAGTTCTAGATATTTTATAAATATAAATATGGAAAATAAAAAAGCAGTAGCACATAAAAATTTTTATAGTGATGTTGCAAAAGCTATATTGGATATTATATTAAATATCTATGCTGAAGATATTATTAATAAAAATTTATATTTATATGTAGATGATTTAAAAGTATCTGAAAAGAAAGAGGTAGCCAAAATATCAAAAAATATATTACTAGATAAAAGTAATTTTTTAGATGAAAAGAAATCCATATATATGGAAACAAAAGATTATTTAAAAAACAATTCAATTATATTAGTAGATGGACTAATAAGATTTAGACTTAAACAATTGGATTTTTTAATAGATTTAGCTATTGAAAAAGGTATAGATGAATTTACCATTGAAAAAGAATATAAAGAATTTATAAAAATATTGCAGTATTTTGTTGAATCTCAAGAACCTAAATATGAATTAATTCATTTAATATTTGAAGATGTAGATTATAAATTATTAGATGATAGTGGAAATATTATTGATAAGGATTTTTTTTCAGAAATTATTACTGAGATGGATGATACTAATATAAGTAAAAATGATATACTTATAAGTACTTTAATAGTACTAGCACCTGAGAAAATCATTTTACATTTAGATGATAAATGTAAAGATGAAGATGTGATAAAAGTAATTCTAAATGTGTTTCAAGATAGAATTTATATTTGTCAAGGATGTGAAAAATGTAATAAAGAGATAAAAATTAAAAGTTGA
- the hisS gene encoding histidine--tRNA ligase translates to MTNDNDIVKPSILPGFMELLPSEQILFNKMLDTIRYNYEKFGFLPIDTPVIERAEILLAKGGGETEKQIYRFKKGDTDLALRFDLTVPLARYVAQHFSELTFPFKRYHIGKVYRGEKAQRGRFREFYQCDIDIIGNEKLDIINDAEIPSIIYSTFKDLGFKSFTIKINNRKILKGFFKHLKILDSTEILRTIDKLEKIGLNKVEEELKEQGLEKEIIREILEFIQISGTNEEKLKKLNSLEIENDIFKEGLNELKTVNYYVKAFGVPEENYMIDLTIVRGLDYYTGTVYETFLDDYPNIGSICSGGRYDNLAEYYTKQKLPGVGISIGLTRLFYQLNEANLIKFEDSSLTKVLVIPMKGYLDQAIKIANLLRDEDINTQIYLEKGKVGKKFSYADKLGIPYTLIIGEEEIKQERYSLRNMETGKQEMLSIEELLLFLNK, encoded by the coding sequence ATGACAAATGATAATGATATAGTAAAGCCATCTATATTGCCTGGATTTATGGAATTACTTCCATCAGAGCAAATATTGTTCAATAAAATGTTAGATACTATAAGATATAATTATGAAAAATTTGGATTTTTGCCAATAGATACACCTGTAATAGAAAGAGCAGAGATACTATTGGCTAAAGGTGGGGGAGAAACGGAAAAACAGATATATAGATTTAAAAAAGGGGATACAGATTTAGCATTAAGATTTGATTTGACAGTTCCATTGGCACGTTATGTAGCCCAGCATTTTTCCGAATTAACTTTTCCTTTTAAAAGATATCATATAGGAAAGGTATATAGAGGAGAAAAGGCTCAAAGAGGCAGATTTAGAGAGTTTTATCAATGCGACATAGACATAATAGGCAATGAAAAATTGGATATAATAAATGATGCAGAGATTCCTAGTATTATATATTCTACATTTAAAGATTTAGGATTTAAATCTTTTACTATCAAAATTAATAACAGAAAGATATTAAAGGGATTTTTTAAACATCTTAAAATTTTAGATTCTACTGAAATTTTAAGAACTATTGATAAATTAGAAAAAATAGGATTGAATAAGGTAGAGGAAGAATTAAAAGAGCAAGGATTAGAAAAAGAAATAATAAGAGAAATACTAGAATTTATACAGATATCTGGAACTAATGAAGAAAAATTAAAAAAATTAAATAGTTTAGAAATAGAAAATGATATATTCAAAGAAGGATTAAATGAGTTAAAAACTGTAAATTATTATGTGAAAGCTTTTGGAGTACCTGAAGAAAATTATATGATAGATTTAACTATAGTTAGAGGATTAGACTATTATACAGGCACTGTATATGAAACTTTTCTAGACGATTATCCTAATATTGGCAGTATTTGTTCTGGAGGCAGGTATGATAACTTAGCAGAATACTACACTAAACAAAAATTACCAGGAGTTGGTATATCTATAGGGCTTACTAGATTATTTTACCAGTTAAATGAAGCAAATTTAATTAAATTTGAAGATTCTTCATTAACAAAGGTATTAGTCATTCCAATGAAAGGCTATTTAGATCAAGCTATAAAAATAGCAAATTTACTGAGAGACGAAGATATAAATACCCAAATATATTTAGAAAAAGGGAAAGTGGGTAAAAAATTTAGTTACGCAGATAAGCTAGGGATTCCTTATACTCTAATTATTGGAGAAGAAGAAATAAAGCAGGAAAGGTATAGTTTAAGAAATATGGAGACTGGAAAGCAAGAAATGTTGTCTATAGAAGAATTATTATTGTTTTTAAATAAATAG
- the thrS gene encoding threonine--tRNA ligase — translation MEKIKITLPDNSVKEYNKGTTVFEIAKDISEGLAREAVGAIVNGKVKGMQETVDEDANIKIVKFEDKEGKQIFWHTSAHILAHAVTRLFPDVKLAIGPAIEDGFYYDFDTEHRFTSEDLEKIEKEMIKIAQEGYIMERFVMPRDEALEYFKKRGEIYKFELIEDLPEDEEISFYKQGDFIDLCAGPHLLNTKRVKYIKLLSIAGAYWRGDEKNKMLQRIYGISFEKKKDLEEYLYRLEEAKKRDHRKLGKELDLFSIHEEGPGFPFFHPKGMIIRNILEDFWKEEHAKRGYGEIKTPIILNEELWRRSGHWDHYRENMYFTVIDDNNYAIKPMNCPGSILIYKSNMYSYRDLPLRWGELGLVHRHELSGTLHGLMRVRSFTQDDAHLYMLPSQVKDEIKDIIDLADYIYSVFGFKYHVELSTRPENSMGTEEQWELATNSLKEALEEKEIEYTINEGDGAFYGPKIDYHLEDAIGRTWQCGTIQLDFQMPERFDLTYVDKDNEKKRPVMIHRTILGSIERFMGILIEHYAGKFPVWIAPVQATILPISDKFNDYAYEIKKEMENKGIRVTVDDRAEKIGYKIREARLQRIPYMLIVGKKEVDNRSVSVNKRDEGDIGQFKLGEFVDKVLEEVKNKR, via the coding sequence ATGGAAAAAATAAAAATAACTTTACCAGATAATTCAGTTAAAGAGTACAATAAAGGTACTACTGTGTTTGAGATTGCAAAAGATATTAGCGAAGGATTAGCCAGAGAAGCTGTAGGTGCTATAGTTAATGGAAAAGTTAAAGGAATGCAGGAGACTGTTGATGAGGACGCTAATATTAAAATTGTTAAGTTTGAAGATAAGGAAGGAAAACAAATTTTTTGGCATACATCAGCCCATATATTAGCTCATGCAGTGACAAGATTATTTCCAGATGTAAAACTAGCAATAGGACCTGCAATTGAGGATGGTTTTTATTATGATTTTGATACAGAGCATAGATTTACTTCAGAAGATTTGGAAAAAATTGAAAAGGAAATGATAAAAATAGCTCAGGAAGGTTATATAATGGAAAGATTTGTAATGCCTAGAGATGAGGCATTAGAATATTTTAAGAAAAGAGGAGAAATATATAAATTTGAACTTATAGAAGATTTACCTGAAGATGAAGAAATATCATTTTATAAACAGGGTGATTTTATAGATCTTTGTGCTGGACCTCATTTGTTGAATACTAAAAGAGTTAAGTATATAAAGTTATTAAGTATTGCAGGGGCTTATTGGCGTGGAGACGAAAAAAACAAGATGCTCCAAAGGATCTATGGTATTTCTTTTGAGAAGAAAAAAGATTTAGAAGAATATCTTTACAGATTGGAAGAAGCCAAGAAAAGGGATCATAGAAAATTAGGTAAAGAATTGGACTTGTTTAGTATTCATGAAGAAGGACCTGGATTTCCATTTTTTCATCCAAAGGGAATGATTATTAGAAATATATTGGAGGATTTTTGGAAAGAAGAACATGCTAAAAGAGGGTATGGAGAAATAAAAACTCCAATTATATTAAATGAAGAATTATGGAGACGTTCAGGGCACTGGGATCATTATAGGGAGAATATGTATTTTACGGTAATAGATGATAACAATTATGCTATAAAGCCTATGAATTGTCCTGGCTCTATACTTATATACAAGTCAAATATGTATAGTTATAGAGATTTACCATTAAGATGGGGCGAATTAGGATTAGTTCATAGACATGAACTTTCTGGTACTCTTCATGGACTAATGAGGGTTAGAAGTTTTACTCAAGATGATGCTCATTTATATATGTTACCTTCCCAGGTGAAGGATGAAATTAAAGATATAATAGATTTAGCAGATTATATATATAGTGTATTTGGATTTAAATATCATGTTGAATTATCTACAAGACCAGAAAATTCCATGGGTACAGAGGAACAATGGGAATTAGCTACCAATAGTTTGAAGGAAGCTTTGGAAGAAAAGGAAATAGAGTATACAATAAATGAAGGTGATGGAGCTTTTTATGGACCTAAGATTGATTATCATCTAGAAGACGCTATTGGAAGAACTTGGCAATGTGGTACTATTCAATTAGATTTTCAAATGCCTGAAAGATTTGATTTAACTTATGTTGATAAAGATAATGAAAAGAAACGTCCAGTAATGATTCATAGAACTATATTAGGGAGTATTGAAAGATTTATGGGAATATTAATTGAACACTATGCTGGTAAATTTCCAGTGTGGATTGCCCCAGTTCAAGCTACAATTCTTCCTATATCAGATAAATTTAATGACTATGCTTATGAAATTAAGAAAGAAATGGAAAACAAAGGAATTAGAGTAACTGTAGATGATAGAGCTGAGAAAATTGGATATAAAATAAGAGAAGCTAGACTTCAAAGAATACCTTATATGCTTATTGTAGGCAAAAAGGAAGTAGACAATAGATCAGTATCAGTAAACAAAAGAGATGAAGGGGATATTGGACAATTTAAATTAGGTGAATTCGTGGATAAGGTGTTAGAAGAAGTAAAAAATAAAAGATAA
- the ftsH gene encoding ATP-dependent zinc metalloprotease FtsH, which translates to MNKKRLSSLLLIIGLIISTILIFDLCFPSLNLGKIKLKYKIIVWSMTIVLFIYYIKNYLKPQLAPSVLNSEKDNSRNNNKPDTSFKDVAGLEEIKEELQETIDFINNPSKYKKMGAKIPKGILFYGPPGTGKTLLAKAVAGETCSTFLYASGSEFVEKYVGVGAKRVRTLFEKAKKDAPTIIFIDEIDAIGTKRNMESNNEKDQTLNQLLVEMDGFNTDDTVVIIGATNRLDLLDEALLRPGRFDRHIYIGNPNMKAREQILKVHTKNKPLDRTVNIKNIAKKTHGLSGADLANIANEAAIIAVRKNKNKISIEDFDAAIERVLAGLEVKNPTVLLKEKKTVSIHEAGHAVVSKILETDMVQKISIVPRGHALGYVLKFPDEDRYLLTKQELMNKISALLAGRAAEQLIFNEITTGAKDDLDKATHIAKEMVCSYGMSPLGQMSLDEYHIKYSYDIIRDEIKKILDTGYKNALEILKENKNVLNHIANILLEKETINFDELEEIFNLYKKPMDYAT; encoded by the coding sequence TTGAATAAAAAAAGGTTATCTTCTTTGCTGCTTATAATCGGGTTAATTATATCTACTATATTAATTTTCGATTTGTGTTTTCCATCATTAAACTTGGGAAAAATAAAATTAAAGTATAAAATTATAGTTTGGTCTATGACTATAGTTTTATTTATCTATTATATAAAAAATTACCTTAAGCCTCAACTTGCCCCTTCAGTATTAAATAGTGAAAAAGATAATAGTAGAAATAACAACAAACCAGATACGTCCTTCAAAGATGTAGCAGGGCTTGAAGAAATAAAGGAAGAACTCCAAGAAACAATTGATTTTATTAATAATCCAAGTAAATATAAAAAAATGGGAGCAAAAATTCCTAAAGGCATACTTTTTTATGGACCTCCTGGAACAGGTAAAACCCTTCTAGCTAAAGCAGTAGCTGGTGAAACCTGTTCTACATTTCTCTATGCCAGTGGTTCAGAATTTGTAGAAAAATATGTAGGTGTAGGTGCTAAAAGAGTAAGAACATTATTTGAAAAAGCAAAAAAAGATGCTCCAACTATAATATTTATTGATGAAATTGATGCTATTGGTACTAAAAGAAATATGGAATCTAATAATGAAAAAGACCAAACTCTTAATCAATTACTAGTAGAAATGGATGGCTTTAACACTGATGATACAGTAGTTATAATAGGTGCTACTAACAGATTAGATCTATTAGATGAAGCTTTATTAAGACCAGGAAGATTTGATAGACATATATATATAGGAAATCCTAATATGAAAGCACGAGAACAAATACTTAAAGTTCATACTAAAAATAAACCTTTAGATAGAACCGTAAATATTAAAAATATAGCTAAAAAAACTCATGGATTATCTGGAGCAGATCTAGCTAATATTGCTAATGAAGCAGCTATAATTGCAGTAAGAAAAAATAAAAATAAAATTTCTATAGAAGATTTTGATGCTGCCATAGAAAGAGTACTAGCAGGACTTGAAGTAAAAAATCCTACAGTATTATTAAAAGAAAAAAAGACTGTTTCAATACATGAAGCAGGTCATGCGGTAGTCTCCAAAATACTTGAAACTGATATGGTTCAAAAAATATCAATAGTACCCAGAGGTCATGCCTTAGGATATGTATTAAAGTTTCCAGATGAAGATAGATATCTATTAACTAAGCAAGAATTGATGAATAAAATATCAGCATTATTGGCAGGTAGAGCTGCTGAGCAACTGATATTTAACGAAATTACAACAGGAGCTAAAGATGACTTAGACAAAGCCACTCACATTGCAAAAGAAATGGTATGCAGCTATGGAATGAGCCCTCTAGGTCAAATGTCATTGGACGAATATCACATCAAATATAGTTACGACATAATTAGAGACGAAATAAAAAAAATTCTAGATACTGGATATAAAAATGCTTTAGAAATACTTAAAGAAAATAAAAATGTATTAAATCACATAGCAAATATTTTATTAGAAAAAGAAACAATTAATTTCGATGAATTAGAAGAAATATTTAATTTGTACAAAAAGCCCATGGATTATGCTACTTAA
- the infC gene encoding translation initiation factor IF-3 has protein sequence MKELQINEEIREKEVRLIDVDGEQIGIVPTRKALEIAYNKKLDLVKVAPNAKPPVCRIMDYGKYKYEMAKKEKEAKKKQRVINIKEVRMTPNIEDHDLNVKARKAIGFLKDGDKVKVSVRFRGRELGHTDMGKEVLLKFAELTSDYGIIDKGPNMEGRNMIMYLVPKSDE, from the coding sequence ATTAAAGAACTTCAAATTAATGAAGAAATAAGAGAAAAGGAAGTAAGACTTATTGATGTTGATGGTGAACAAATTGGAATAGTACCAACTAGAAAAGCCCTAGAGATTGCTTATAACAAAAAGTTAGATTTGGTGAAAGTTGCGCCAAATGCTAAACCGCCAGTATGTAGAATTATGGATTATGGCAAGTATAAATATGAAATGGCCAAAAAAGAAAAAGAAGCTAAGAAAAAACAAAGAGTAATAAATATTAAAGAAGTAAGAATGACACCTAATATTGAAGATCACGATTTAAATGTAAAGGCAAGAAAAGCTATTGGTTTTTTAAAGGATGGAGACAAAGTAAAGGTTAGTGTAAGATTTAGAGGAAGAGAATTAGGGCACACAGATATGGGAAAAGAGGTATTACTAAAATTTGCTGAATTAACATCTGATTATGGGATTATAGATAAAGGTCCAAATATGGAAGGGAGAAATATGATTATGTATTTAGTTCCTAAATCTGATGAATAA
- the rpmI gene encoding 50S ribosomal protein L35, whose protein sequence is MAKKNKMKTHKGAAKRFKRTGTGKLRRYKAYKSHKTGKKSPKRVRNLRKPALVSKADQKRIDSLLP, encoded by the coding sequence ATGGCTAAGAAGAACAAGATGAAAACACATAAAGGAGCAGCGAAGAGATTTAAAAGAACAGGAACAGGTAAACTTAGAAGATATAAAGCTTATAAAAGTCATAAAACTGGTAAAAAGTCTCCAAAACGAGTTAGAAATCTAAGAAAACCAGCTTTAGTAAGTAAAGCAGATCAAAAAAGAATTGATTCACTACTACCATAA
- the rplT gene encoding 50S ribosomal protein L20 — protein sequence MARVKGGVTARKRHKKVLRQAKGYYGAKSKIYRPANQAVMKSLNYAYSGRKQRKRDFRKLWISRINAAARQNGMSYSAFIHGLKKANIEINRKMLSEMAIHDPDGFKELVEIAKGQ from the coding sequence ATGGCAAGAGTAAAAGGCGGAGTTACTGCTCGAAAAAGACATAAAAAAGTATTAAGACAAGCTAAAGGATATTATGGTGCTAAGAGTAAAATATATAGACCAGCAAATCAAGCTGTTATGAAATCTTTGAATTACGCTTATTCAGGGCGTAAACAAAGAAAAAGGGATTTTAGAAAGCTTTGGATTTCTAGAATAAATGCAGCAGCAAGACAAAATGGAATGAGCTATAGTGCATTTATACATGGACTTAAAAAAGCAAATATTGAAATCAATAGGAAGATGTTATCAGAAATGGCAATTCATGACCCAGATGGCTTTAAAGAATTAGTAGAAATTGCTAAGGGTCAGTAA
- a CDS encoding TrkH family potassium uptake protein, which yields MTSIQKYLDKLELNPPRFLVVGFGVLIILGALLLSLPIATKSGEGVGFINALFTSASAVCVTGLTVVNTAQYWSLFGQIVILVLIQIGGLGFMTSATIMALLVGRKISLRERLIIKEQLNQNALSGMVRLTRYVILSTFIIEGIGAIFLSTSFIPRYGFKTGVWFSIFHAISAFCNAGFDIIGNSMMSFVGDFTVNMTICLLIIIGGLGFSVLIDISNKKNFKRLNLHSKLVLSITSMLIIVGMIVIFIVEWNNPDTLKRFSVREKLLASFFQAVIPRTAGFNSIDISKIYDTTAFMMIILMFIGGSSGSTAGGIKTTTFGAALLTTLAVIRGDKDVVAFNRRINQEIINRSLAIISIGLILILTVSIILTITEDSSFLDILFETTSAFGTVGLTRGITPNLSNIGKIMITLTMYAGRVGPLTMAFAFAERQKQSLFRYSEENITVG from the coding sequence ATGACATCTATTCAAAAATATTTAGATAAATTAGAATTGAATCCACCAAGATTTTTGGTTGTAGGTTTTGGTGTTTTAATAATATTAGGAGCATTACTATTGAGTTTACCTATAGCTACTAAAAGTGGAGAAGGTGTTGGATTTATAAATGCTTTATTTACTTCTGCTTCAGCAGTTTGTGTTACAGGATTGACAGTTGTAAATACTGCTCAGTATTGGAGTTTATTTGGGCAAATAGTTATATTGGTTTTAATCCAAATAGGTGGTTTAGGATTTATGACTTCTGCCACTATTATGGCTCTTTTAGTGGGAAGAAAAATAAGCTTAAGGGAAAGATTAATAATTAAAGAGCAGTTAAATCAAAATGCTTTATCTGGTATGGTAAGATTAACTCGATATGTAATATTATCTACTTTTATCATAGAAGGTATAGGAGCTATTTTTCTTTCAACTAGTTTTATTCCTAGATATGGTTTCAAAACAGGAGTTTGGTTTTCTATATTTCATGCTATATCAGCGTTTTGCAATGCGGGGTTTGATATAATTGGAAATAGCATGATGTCTTTTGTGGGAGATTTTACAGTAAATATGACAATTTGTTTGCTTATTATAATAGGAGGTTTAGGTTTTTCAGTTCTAATAGATATTTCAAATAAGAAAAACTTTAAAAGACTTAATTTACATTCTAAATTAGTATTAAGCATTACTAGTATGTTAATAATAGTTGGAATGATTGTTATCTTTATAGTTGAATGGAATAATCCAGATACTTTAAAAAGATTTTCTGTTAGAGAAAAATTATTAGCTTCTTTTTTTCAAGCTGTAATTCCACGTACTGCTGGATTTAATTCCATAGATATATCAAAGATATATGATACTACTGCTTTTATGATGATTATTTTAATGTTTATAGGAGGATCTTCAGGTTCTACCGCTGGTGGAATTAAGACTACTACTTTTGGAGCTGCTTTATTAACTACTTTAGCAGTGATTAGAGGAGATAAAGATGTAGTGGCTTTTAATAGAAGAATAAATCAGGAGATAATAAATAGATCTTTAGCTATTATTAGTATTGGACTAATTTTAATTTTAACTGTGTCTATTATACTTACAATTACTGAAGATTCATCTTTTTTAGATATATTATTTGAAACCACATCGGCTTTTGGAACAGTTGGATTAACAAGAGGTATTACTCCTAATTTATCTAATATAGGTAAGATAATGATAACTTTAACTATGTATGCAGGAAGAGTAGGTCCTCTTACTATGGCTTTTGCTTTTGCAGAAAGGCAAAAGCAGTCTTTATTTAGATATTCTGAAGAAAACATTACAGTTGGTTAA
- a CDS encoding potassium channel family protein — translation MKQFAVIGCGRFGSSVAETLYELGHEVLAIDINEERVQEISDRVTCAVQADVSDEKVLIELGIRNFDVVIISIGSNYQASIMATLIAKELGVKKVIAKANDELHGKVLSKIGADRIIFPERDMGIRVAHNLVSSNILDFIELSPDYGILEITALDEWANKTLKELKLPSRYGISVMAIKRDKNINISPYADDVILKGDILVVLGNTNDIESLEQSVGE, via the coding sequence ATGAAACAGTTTGCAGTTATTGGCTGCGGTAGATTTGGATCGAGTGTTGCAGAGACATTATATGAATTAGGGCATGAAGTGTTAGCAATAGATATAAACGAAGAAAGAGTACAAGAAATATCTGATAGAGTTACTTGTGCAGTACAAGCTGATGTTAGCGATGAAAAAGTATTAATTGAATTAGGTATTAGGAATTTTGATGTGGTTATTATAAGTATTGGTTCTAATTATCAAGCCTCTATAATGGCTACTTTAATAGCAAAAGAGTTAGGAGTTAAAAAGGTAATTGCAAAAGCTAACGATGAGCTTCATGGCAAGGTATTGTCAAAGATTGGAGCAGATAGGATTATTTTTCCAGAAAGGGATATGGGGATTAGAGTTGCACATAATTTGGTATCATCTAATATTTTAGATTTTATAGAACTTTCTCCTGATTATGGGATATTGGAAATTACTGCATTGGATGAATGGGCAAATAAGACATTAAAGGAGTTAAAGCTTCCTTCTAGATATGGTATAAGTGTTATGGCTATAAAAAGGGATAAGAATATAAATATATCTCCTTATGCTGATGATGTTATTCTTAAAGGAGATATATTAGTAGTATTAGGAAACACAAATGATATTGAAAGTTTAGAGCAAAGCGTTGGTGAATAA
- a CDS encoding TrmH family RNA methyltransferase, giving the protein MKRIESPSNPIIKEIKSLYRKKDRWAKKKFIVEGINIVKECINNNYPLICIIYSDELLNVKGGWELFNRISSHPKLIHITNQLYREISNMENPQGIMGVSEFNINSIHEISLKEDSSLLLLDRLQDPGNMGTIIRSADAFGIDGIIITKGCVDVYNPKVIRSTMGSIFRVPIFYEDDPIFAINKLREEKVKIYATSLEGSIYIYEANFKLPFLLVIGNESSGVSSNIYSVSDSLIKIPMIGDAESLNAAVASSIIMYESIRQRSQ; this is encoded by the coding sequence ATGAAAAGAATAGAAAGCCCTTCAAATCCCATTATAAAGGAAATTAAAAGCTTATATAGAAAAAAGGATAGATGGGCAAAAAAGAAATTTATAGTAGAAGGTATAAATATAGTTAAAGAGTGTATTAATAATAACTATCCTTTAATTTGTATTATTTATTCCGATGAACTTTTAAATGTAAAAGGAGGATGGGAGCTTTTTAATAGGATAAGCTCCCATCCTAAGCTAATACATATTACAAATCAATTGTATAGGGAAATATCTAATATGGAAAATCCTCAGGGGATAATGGGAGTATCAGAATTCAATATAAATTCCATACATGAAATAAGTTTAAAAGAAGATTCATCTTTGTTATTATTAGATAGACTTCAAGATCCTGGAAATATGGGAACTATAATAAGAAGTGCAGATGCTTTTGGAATAGATGGAATAATAATTACAAAAGGTTGTGTAGATGTATATAATCCAAAGGTTATTCGTTCAACTATGGGTTCCATATTTAGAGTACCGATTTTTTATGAGGACGATCCTATATTTGCTATAAATAAACTAAGGGAAGAAAAAGTAAAAATTTATGCTACTTCTTTGGAAGGAAGTATATATATTTATGAAGCTAATTTTAAACTTCCATTTCTTCTTGTTATAGGAAATGAATCTAGTGGAGTATCTTCAAATATTTATTCGGTATCAGATAGTTTAATAAAGATACCTATGATAGGAGATGCCGAATCATTAAATGCAGCTGTAGCTTCATCAATTATAATGTATGAGTCCATTAGACAGCGTAGTCAATAA